In the Hylaeus volcanicus isolate JK05 chromosome 1, UHH_iyHylVolc1.0_haploid, whole genome shotgun sequence genome, one interval contains:
- the LOC128872266 gene encoding P protein-like isoform X2, producing MSQNDTSEDEAGLRTPMFLRKGSRCSRGTPGTPSSISSSIMFGQISEEVLRVWSQLPEAIRLDPSLASFQREYDRVHQTAEDKSSDGVKKDCLVVNMSLGRQSTLPLKTQNDETPDEDGHQDIMAESHEFKRKPFYRYMKFTLLSCCWLVFTLLLMIKSEKIETMHHVSVPSGEIKNYKVYGDSFSKQISLTLEGSLLPPTKLTQYRNVSERYLKVWLELINETNDTDRSSSNHFKQIKMISDVWILPILPESVMDVFPGQRIQRSFSLGNVDKMELENGVIFIKLETNLKSSFAVSITYDLSFIEKNDGVIYAAMILLGLYVLIIFEVVHRTLAAMLASSMSIAILAALNERPTMGELISWIDVDTLLLLFSMMILVAVVAETGIFDWLAVYAFKITEGKLWPLVNTLCLFTMFISAFLDNVTTVLLMTPVTIRLCEVMELNPVPILTTMIVYSNIGGAMTPIGDPPNVIITSNHDVKENGVDFNTFTMHMSIGVVLVIIVVYAQIRYIFRDVAVLRFDEPQDVQELRHEIVIWQRAAASLSSYSKDENLVRETLLRKVQRLLSQLKKKLLTGSVALERYKTTLEELQEKYPIRDKWLLVKSGFTLIFVITLFFLHSIPGLHLSLGWTALVGVLLLLILADSEDLDGLMARVEWSTLLFFASLFILMEALSRLGLIDWIGKQTESIILSVNEESRLAVAILLLLWVSAFASAFVDNVPLSTMMIRIVTNLAQNCELGLPLQPLVWALAFGACMGGNGTLIGATSNVVCVGVAEQHGYRFTFMQFFKVGFPIMLTSSMTVTVYLMIAHVVFNWNG from the exons ATGTCTCAAAACGACACGAGCGAAGATGAAGCTGGATTACGAACACCGATGTTCCTCAGAAAAGGATCTCGGTGTAGCCGTGGGACACCAG GAACTCCGTCGTCTATATCGAGTTCGATAATGTTCGGTCAGATTTCAGAAGAGGTACTTCGTGTTTGGAGTCAACTACCAGAAGCAATACGTTTGGATCCCAGTTTGGCAAGTTTTCAAAGGGAATACGACCGAGTTCATCAAACTGCGGAAGACAA GTCCTCGGATGGAGTAAAAAAGGATTGCTTGGTAGTTAACATGTCTCTTGGGAGACAGTCTACGTTACCTTTGAA AACGCAAAATGACGAAACTCCCGATGAAGATGGGCATCAGGATATTATGGCGGAGTCTCACGAATTTAAAAGGAAACCATTTTATCGTTatatgaaatttactttattgtCTTGTTGCTGGCTCGTATTTACC ttGCTACTGATGATTAAGAGcgaaaaaatcgaaacgatGCACCACGTTTCGGTACCCAGCggggaaataaaaa ACTACAAAGTGTACGGCGACTCGTTTAGCAAACAAATTAGCCTAACGTTGGAAGGTTCGCTGCTTCCGCCAACAAAATTAACGCAATACAGGAACGTATCTGAGAGATACCTAAAAGTGTGGTTAGAACTAATTAACGAAACAAACGATACAGATCGATCTTCGTCTAACCACTTTAAGCAAATCAAG ATGATAAGCGACGTATGGATATTACCAATTCTTCCGGAAAGTGTAATGGATGTTTTTCCTGGACAGAGGATCCAGAGGTCTTTTTCATTAGGAAACGTTGATAAAAT GGAATTAGAGAATGGTGTGATATTTATCAAGTTGGAAACAAATCTAAAATCCAGTTTCGCAGTTTCCATAACTTACGATTTGtcgtttatagaaaaaaatgacgGTGTGATATACGCCGCAATGATTTTACTAGGATTATACGTCTTAATAATATTCGAG GTTGTGCACCGAACCCTTGCTGCCATGCTAGCGTCCTCCATGTCTATCGCAATACTCGCAGCTTTAAATGAG AGACCGACTATGGGTGAACTGATTTCTTGGATAGATGTCGATACATTGTTGTTATTGTTCTCCATGATGATACTTGTCGCTGTTGTCGCTGAAACGGGTATATTTGACTGGCTAGCAGTTTACGCTTTCAAG ATAACTGAAGGAAAGTTATGGCCACTCGTGAATACGTTGTGTTTGTTCACAATGTTCATCTCGGCCTTCTTAGATAACGTCACAACGGTACTTTTAATGACACCGGTGACTATCAGATTATGCGAAGTAATGGAATTGAATCCGGTGCCAATATTAACAACGATGATCGTTTATTCTAATATCGGTGGTGCGATGACACCGATAGGGGACCCGCCTAACGTAATTATTACATCGAATCACGACGTTAAGGAAAAC GGTGTCGATTTCAATACATTCACGATGCATATGAGCATCGGTGTTGTATTAGTAATAATTGTAGTTTACGCTCAGATACGGTACATCTTTCGCGACGTGGCTGTTCTCAGGTTCGACGAACCACAAGATGTACAG GAATTAAGACACGAAATTGTCATTTGGCAAAGAGCGGCGGCAAGTTTGTCGAGTTACAGCAAGGACGAAAATCTAGTAAGGGAAACCTTGCTGAGGAAAGTTCAACGGTTACTGTCGCAATTAAAGAAGAAGCTGCTGACGGGAAGCGTGGCGCTTGAGAGATACAAAACTACGCTCGAGGAACTGCAAGAAAAG TATCCTATACGAGATAAATGGTTACTAGTCAAGTCTGGATTCACGTTGATCTTCGTGATCACCCTGTTTTTCCTGCACAGTATTCCCGGTCTCCATTTATCGCTAGGTTGGACCGCTTTGGTTGGCGTCCTACTATTGTTAATTTTAGCAGATAGCGAAGATCTAGATGGTCTTATGGCACGAGTGGAATGGAgcactttgttattttttgcGTCGTTATTTATTCTTATGGAG GCTCTCTCGCGTTTGGGTCTTATCGACTGGATAGGGAAACAAACGGAAAGTATTATTCTATCCGTTAACGAGGAATCACGATTAGCAGTAGCTATATTACTGCTACTTTGGGTATCTGCATTCGCAAGTGCATTCGTTGATAACGTACCTTTATCAACAATGATGATTAGAATCGTAACTAATCTAGCACAAAACTGCGAACTTGGATTACCATTGCAACCTTTGGTATGGGCTTTGGCTTTCGGCGCCTGCATGGGAG GAAATGGAACTTTGATTGGAGCTACTTCTAACGTAGTTTGCGTAGGAGTTGCCGAACAACATGGATACAGATTCACTTTTATGCAATTCTTCAA AGTGGGCTTTCCAATTATGCTGACGAGTTCAATGACAGTAACCGTATACTTAATGATCGCCCACGTCGTTTTCAATTGGAACGGATAA
- the LOC128872266 gene encoding P protein-like isoform X1 codes for MSQNDTSEDEAGLRTPMFLRKGSRCSRGTPGTPSSISSSIMFGQISEEVLRVWSQLPEAIRLDPSLASFQREYDRVHQTAEDKSSDGVKKDCLVVNMSLGRQSTLPLNRTQNDETPDEDGHQDIMAESHEFKRKPFYRYMKFTLLSCCWLVFTLLLMIKSEKIETMHHVSVPSGEIKNYKVYGDSFSKQISLTLEGSLLPPTKLTQYRNVSERYLKVWLELINETNDTDRSSSNHFKQIKMISDVWILPILPESVMDVFPGQRIQRSFSLGNVDKMELENGVIFIKLETNLKSSFAVSITYDLSFIEKNDGVIYAAMILLGLYVLIIFEVVHRTLAAMLASSMSIAILAALNERPTMGELISWIDVDTLLLLFSMMILVAVVAETGIFDWLAVYAFKITEGKLWPLVNTLCLFTMFISAFLDNVTTVLLMTPVTIRLCEVMELNPVPILTTMIVYSNIGGAMTPIGDPPNVIITSNHDVKENGVDFNTFTMHMSIGVVLVIIVVYAQIRYIFRDVAVLRFDEPQDVQELRHEIVIWQRAAASLSSYSKDENLVRETLLRKVQRLLSQLKKKLLTGSVALERYKTTLEELQEKYPIRDKWLLVKSGFTLIFVITLFFLHSIPGLHLSLGWTALVGVLLLLILADSEDLDGLMARVEWSTLLFFASLFILMEALSRLGLIDWIGKQTESIILSVNEESRLAVAILLLLWVSAFASAFVDNVPLSTMMIRIVTNLAQNCELGLPLQPLVWALAFGACMGGNGTLIGATSNVVCVGVAEQHGYRFTFMQFFKVGFPIMLTSSMTVTVYLMIAHVVFNWNG; via the exons ATGTCTCAAAACGACACGAGCGAAGATGAAGCTGGATTACGAACACCGATGTTCCTCAGAAAAGGATCTCGGTGTAGCCGTGGGACACCAG GAACTCCGTCGTCTATATCGAGTTCGATAATGTTCGGTCAGATTTCAGAAGAGGTACTTCGTGTTTGGAGTCAACTACCAGAAGCAATACGTTTGGATCCCAGTTTGGCAAGTTTTCAAAGGGAATACGACCGAGTTCATCAAACTGCGGAAGACAA GTCCTCGGATGGAGTAAAAAAGGATTGCTTGGTAGTTAACATGTCTCTTGGGAGACAGTCTACGTTACCTTTGAA TAGAACGCAAAATGACGAAACTCCCGATGAAGATGGGCATCAGGATATTATGGCGGAGTCTCACGAATTTAAAAGGAAACCATTTTATCGTTatatgaaatttactttattgtCTTGTTGCTGGCTCGTATTTACC ttGCTACTGATGATTAAGAGcgaaaaaatcgaaacgatGCACCACGTTTCGGTACCCAGCggggaaataaaaa ACTACAAAGTGTACGGCGACTCGTTTAGCAAACAAATTAGCCTAACGTTGGAAGGTTCGCTGCTTCCGCCAACAAAATTAACGCAATACAGGAACGTATCTGAGAGATACCTAAAAGTGTGGTTAGAACTAATTAACGAAACAAACGATACAGATCGATCTTCGTCTAACCACTTTAAGCAAATCAAG ATGATAAGCGACGTATGGATATTACCAATTCTTCCGGAAAGTGTAATGGATGTTTTTCCTGGACAGAGGATCCAGAGGTCTTTTTCATTAGGAAACGTTGATAAAAT GGAATTAGAGAATGGTGTGATATTTATCAAGTTGGAAACAAATCTAAAATCCAGTTTCGCAGTTTCCATAACTTACGATTTGtcgtttatagaaaaaaatgacgGTGTGATATACGCCGCAATGATTTTACTAGGATTATACGTCTTAATAATATTCGAG GTTGTGCACCGAACCCTTGCTGCCATGCTAGCGTCCTCCATGTCTATCGCAATACTCGCAGCTTTAAATGAG AGACCGACTATGGGTGAACTGATTTCTTGGATAGATGTCGATACATTGTTGTTATTGTTCTCCATGATGATACTTGTCGCTGTTGTCGCTGAAACGGGTATATTTGACTGGCTAGCAGTTTACGCTTTCAAG ATAACTGAAGGAAAGTTATGGCCACTCGTGAATACGTTGTGTTTGTTCACAATGTTCATCTCGGCCTTCTTAGATAACGTCACAACGGTACTTTTAATGACACCGGTGACTATCAGATTATGCGAAGTAATGGAATTGAATCCGGTGCCAATATTAACAACGATGATCGTTTATTCTAATATCGGTGGTGCGATGACACCGATAGGGGACCCGCCTAACGTAATTATTACATCGAATCACGACGTTAAGGAAAAC GGTGTCGATTTCAATACATTCACGATGCATATGAGCATCGGTGTTGTATTAGTAATAATTGTAGTTTACGCTCAGATACGGTACATCTTTCGCGACGTGGCTGTTCTCAGGTTCGACGAACCACAAGATGTACAG GAATTAAGACACGAAATTGTCATTTGGCAAAGAGCGGCGGCAAGTTTGTCGAGTTACAGCAAGGACGAAAATCTAGTAAGGGAAACCTTGCTGAGGAAAGTTCAACGGTTACTGTCGCAATTAAAGAAGAAGCTGCTGACGGGAAGCGTGGCGCTTGAGAGATACAAAACTACGCTCGAGGAACTGCAAGAAAAG TATCCTATACGAGATAAATGGTTACTAGTCAAGTCTGGATTCACGTTGATCTTCGTGATCACCCTGTTTTTCCTGCACAGTATTCCCGGTCTCCATTTATCGCTAGGTTGGACCGCTTTGGTTGGCGTCCTACTATTGTTAATTTTAGCAGATAGCGAAGATCTAGATGGTCTTATGGCACGAGTGGAATGGAgcactttgttattttttgcGTCGTTATTTATTCTTATGGAG GCTCTCTCGCGTTTGGGTCTTATCGACTGGATAGGGAAACAAACGGAAAGTATTATTCTATCCGTTAACGAGGAATCACGATTAGCAGTAGCTATATTACTGCTACTTTGGGTATCTGCATTCGCAAGTGCATTCGTTGATAACGTACCTTTATCAACAATGATGATTAGAATCGTAACTAATCTAGCACAAAACTGCGAACTTGGATTACCATTGCAACCTTTGGTATGGGCTTTGGCTTTCGGCGCCTGCATGGGAG GAAATGGAACTTTGATTGGAGCTACTTCTAACGTAGTTTGCGTAGGAGTTGCCGAACAACATGGATACAGATTCACTTTTATGCAATTCTTCAA AGTGGGCTTTCCAATTATGCTGACGAGTTCAATGACAGTAACCGTATACTTAATGATCGCCCACGTCGTTTTCAATTGGAACGGATAA